AGTTCTTTATATTTTTCTACACCTTCAGCACCGTCTGCGGCAGTTCCGACAATATCAAAACCCTCAGAAGTTAGAATCTGACTTATTTGTTTAGTCACAAACATAGAGTCGTCAACAATGAGAACTTTTATTGCTCTGCCATCCATATGTCCTTCCGGTGTCCGTTCATTGATAGATGGAAAATCACTTGTGGTTTTCATTTTAGACTCCTAATCGTTCTCTGATGGCAACATTGATTTCAATTTTCCCATGGGGTAAACCAAGAGGAACTATCAATGCCTCAACGTTTATGTCGGATACCTGCATATTTTCACCAGTTATGATGGCAGGAGGTGTCAGGTCAAATTTAAAACCTAAATCATGGAGCTTGGTTACAGCCTGTGCTGTTACCATATTTGCCAGTTCCGTGATTGTGGCTTTAACAAGCTCGTCCAGGGTTGTAAGCTCTTCTCCGTTCATTGTAGAGGCTACCTTAATTGCTGTCTCTTGAGACATATCAATCAAAACTCTTCCTTCTACATCACCGGCAAGACCAACGATAGCAGCGACTCCCATAACAGGTTGTGTTGATTTTTTTAGATACAACTCATCCCTAATAATTTCACACTGAAGTACTTCCTTGATAATGTTGAATGCTGCTTCAACAAAAGGATTGATATACTCAACTCTCATGCAGTAATCTCCTCATATTTCTTAATTATATACTAAAGAATCTACTATTTTTATATTTTTTTAAATAATTTCAGGTTCTTATTCTCGAGTAATTTCCAACCGCTTTGATTGATGGGAATTTCATTTTCTCCTAAGATAAGCAATCCACCTGGTTTCAGGTTTTCATACATATAGTTCAATAGCTTAACCTGAACCGCCTCAGGCATGAAGCACAGTGTATCACGGCAGACAATCATGTCCAGTGGCGGGATGGAAGAATCATTATTAAGATCACTGTATTCAAAAATGATGCTGTCCTTGATTACGTCATTGAATTGTGAACCCTGGCTGGTTGAAACAAGAAAAGATTCATAAAAAGAAGGAACCTTTGCTTTTTCAATGTTTAAACCCGGGGCAGAAGAAATTTTAATCAAATCATTATCATTGCCCTGCACCTTCAATAGCAAGGAAGGATTTTTGTTTTTCATCATGCATGTTATTGAATAGGTTTCATAACCTCTTCCGCAGCCGGGGTTCCATATGAAAGCATTCCCTTTCAATTGAGGCAGCAGCGGGCTTATCGAGGCGATCATCTCATCGCTCCATAGCTGGCCAGTGCAAATTGAATTAAAGCCTTTCATATATTCTTCTGCATCCTGCCTGTTTTTGAGCTGAAAATTGTCTTCCCCTTTTACCCTCTTCCAGCTTTCAAAACGAGATGTTATCCAATCATTGTTCATTCCACTGGGATAGAATCCCAAATATGTGGGGAGAGTTTCCTTGATGAATCCAAGATTCACGGATAATGAACTGTCCTGTCGAATT
This is a stretch of genomic DNA from Oceanispirochaeta sp.. It encodes these proteins:
- a CDS encoding chemotaxis protein CheX — encoded protein: MRVEYINPFVEAAFNIIKEVLQCEIIRDELYLKKSTQPVMGVAAIVGLAGDVEGRVLIDMSQETAIKVASTMNGEELTTLDELVKATITELANMVTAQAVTKLHDLGFKFDLTPPAIITGENMQVSDINVEALIVPLGLPHGKIEINVAIRERLGV
- a CDS encoding chemotaxis protein CheW, encoding MVTFTLAGKDYGIDIMKVKEINKAKKFTFVPNSAPFVKGVYNMRGDIISVIDLRVFFNLPVSNQDRGFENMIILRLEENTIGILVDTIEKVIGIESSRKQPPHPLFGDINIKYIDGVIENDNSLYIILNAEKIFNKEEKSDQKDKTRNLVIQNTGAANFQEVEELIRQDSSLSVNLGFIKETLPTYLGFYPSGMNNDWITSRFESWKRVKGEDNFQLKNRQDAEEYMKGFNSICTGQLWSDEMIASISPLLPQLKGNAFIWNPGCGRGYETYSITCMMKNKNPSLLLKVQGNDNDLIKISSAPGLNIEKAKVPSFYESFLVSTSQGSQFNDVIKDSIIFEYSDLNNDSSIPPLDMIVCRDTLCFMPEAVQVKLLNYMYENLKPGGLLILGENEIPINQSGWKLLENKNLKLFKKI